The following are encoded together in the bacterium genome:
- a CDS encoding DUF3800 domain-containing protein — protein MVPGCATCAYVDATPSKPYRWASLEFLLRRATRRRFKKVTPVESHASNLVQLADVVLGALTSVADAPAKRVLRDALKASPTRKVRLERWSLASHAPHVVTRGDGGHSFGRAE, from the coding sequence ATGGTGCCAGGTTGCGCCACATGCGCGTACGTCGACGCGACACCGTCGAAGCCCTACCGATGGGCGTCGCTGGAGTTCCTTCTCCGTCGAGCCACTCGGCGCCGGTTCAAGAAGGTCACGCCTGTCGAATCGCACGCCAGCAACCTCGTTCAACTCGCGGATGTCGTGCTCGGCGCGTTGACCTCCGTGGCCGACGCCCCAGCCAAGCGTGTCCTGCGCGACGCTCTTAAAGCATCGCCGACGCGAAAGGTCAGACTGGAAAGGTGGAGCCTGGCGTCGCATGCGCCGCATGTGGTCACCCGCGGTGATGGAGGACACTCTTTTGGGCGGGCGGAATGA
- a CDS encoding DUF2442 domain-containing protein, translating into MSTSRVEQPSAVAVRIGEDELAIDLSDGRSVTVPLAWYPRLVSGTVRERRHWRLIGSGEGVHWPDLDEDISVEGVLAGRPSAESQGSFERWLASRKRANKRRQPARSSPGKSGVRRRARG; encoded by the coding sequence ATGAGTACTTCAAGGGTTGAGCAGCCGTCGGCGGTGGCGGTCAGAATTGGGGAGGACGAACTCGCCATCGATCTGAGTGACGGCCGCTCCGTGACCGTGCCATTGGCCTGGTATCCGCGCCTGGTGTCCGGAACGGTCCGCGAGCGGCGACACTGGAGACTGATCGGTTCGGGCGAAGGCGTCCACTGGCCCGACCTTGATGAGGACATCAGTGTTGAAGGAGTTCTTGCAGGCCGCCCCTCCGCGGAGAGCCAAGGGTCTTTCGAACGGTGGCTCGCGAGCCGCAAGCGCGCTAACAAGCGGAGGCAGCCGGCGCGCTCGAGCCCCGGGAAATCCGGCGTGCGTCGCCGGGCGCGCGGCTGA